The Lachnospiraceae bacterium KM106-2 nucleotide sequence TGTTCCGTATTATTTGACATTACTGTCGCCTTATCATCGATCTGGCTGATCAAATGATCGATCTTCGATGAAGAATCTTTAACCTGGTCAGCTAATTGACGAATTTCATCAGCAACGACAGCAAAACCTTTTCCGGCTTCTCCGGCTCTTGCTGCTTCGATAGATGCATTTAATGCAAGTAAGTTTGTCTGTCCTGCGATTTCATTAATTAATACCGTAATACTAGATACTTGTGATACATATTCATTTAGATCCGTCACGCTATCGGAAACTTCCTTAAAGATCTCTCCGGTCTGAGTAACACTATCTTTTAATGTATTACCGATCATATTTCCAGCTTCTGCAGATTGACTCATCTCTTGAATTTTTTCATAGATATCTTGGATTGATTTAATAATTTCTTCGATCATAGAACCAAATACATCGATTCTCTGAGAGATTTCCACAAGATCAACCGATTGATTTTCTACACCAGCTGCCATTTGTGAAGTCGCTTCGCTAATATTAGAAGAGTTTCCTAACATTTGTTCTGCGTTGCTGTTTAATACTTCGGAACTATCCGATAATTGTTGCATTTCCTGTTTGATTCCTACGATCATATTTTGTAAGCTGTCACGCATCTGTTCTAACCCATGCGCAGCAACTCCAACCTCATCTTCTAGGATCATGATCTTATCTGTGATCGGATTTCTAAAATCTCCACCCGCAAATTCGCCGATATGACTTGTTAATGAGATAATGGATTTTGTGATAAATCCAGCAAATACATAGGTAACAATACTACCTAATACCATTAAGATCGCACTGATTGCAATCATTGCATACATTAAATTTTTTATCGGTTTATTCACTTCTGTTTGTTCTAAAATAGTTGCAACATACCATTCTGTATTTTTTACTTGGGTATAACTAATATTTTTCTCGCTACTATTTATTGTTAGTTTTGTATTTCCAGTCTTCCCTGATGTCATTGTACTATGAAGTTCTTTGATACTTGCATCCGCATCTTTATCCGTAACTGGATTTTTATATTCAGTCGCAAGTGATTTCATGTTAGTTGTAATTAGTTCGCCAGCTTTGTTCATAACAAGAAAATTATATTTAACATCTGCAAATACGCTATTTAATTCTTCTCGGCTGAATATACCAGCGATAGCACCTGTGACCTTGTCATCTTTGTCTTTAACTGGAGCAATAAAATTGATTACTTCTGAGCCACCCACTTCTACAATTCCACTGATCGAGAACTCACCATTCATAGCCTTTTTAAAGTAATCCTTATCTTTAATACTTGGACTTCCATCTGTAAGTACCAATCCTTCTGCCGTAACAAATTTGATGGCATCGAAACTTGTATTTTCTTCTTCCTTTGTCATCATAGAACCGATTTGTTCATAAGTTGTTTTAGTTGCATTCTTTTGCCCAAATAATGGATTACGACCGATCTGTTCTAAACTTTGTTGCATCTTCATCACTTGGGTGCTTATCTCTGAAGTGATATTCATAACTCGCTGTTCTTGCAGTTCATCAATCTGTTTATTCAGTGAATTTCCAGCACCAAATGTTGCGAGTGCTGTTGTCGCCACACAGATTGCAAACACTAACAACCCGAAAATGACAGAAAGTCTTGTTCTTAGACTTCTATTTTTCTTTTTAAAAAATTTCATTTGTACTCCTCCTAATATTCCATATGTTAATATATCGACATTTTTCGTCATGATATTACATTTACTAAACTGGTAATATTAGGATTTATTTCATTTTTTTACAGTTAGAATAAGCGAATCTGTTCTGCTTCTTCTACTTTCACTTCAGACACTGTCATTGCCTGAACCTCTTCACCTTTGGCATGTTCCGCTTTCAGATATTGCATATTCTTCTTTAACATACTTGGGATCAAATTCAATACATAGATCTGATCAAAACGATTATAGATAGA carries:
- a CDS encoding methyl-accepting chemotaxis protein, which produces MKFFKKKNRSLRTRLSVIFGLLVFAICVATTALATFGAGNSLNKQIDELQEQRVMNITSEISTQVMKMQQSLEQIGRNPLFGQKNATKTTYEQIGSMMTKEEENTSFDAIKFVTAEGLVLTDGSPSIKDKDYFKKAMNGEFSISGIVEVGGSEVINFIAPVKDKDDKVTGAIAGIFSREELNSVFADVKYNFLVMNKAGELITTNMKSLATEYKNPVTDKDADASIKELHSTMTSGKTGNTKLTINSSEKNISYTQVKNTEWYVATILEQTEVNKPIKNLMYAMIAISAILMVLGSIVTYVFAGFITKSIISLTSHIGEFAGGDFRNPITDKIMILEDEVGVAAHGLEQMRDSLQNMIVGIKQEMQQLSDSSEVLNSNAEQMLGNSSNISEATSQMAAGVENQSVDLVEISQRIDVFGSMIEEIIKSIQDIYEKIQEMSQSAEAGNMIGNTLKDSVTQTGEIFKEVSDSVTDLNEYVSQVSSITVLINEIAGQTNLLALNASIEAARAGEAGKGFAVVADEIRQLADQVKDSSSKIDHLISQIDDKATVMSNNTEQLQSELTKQMEQIQDSIKQYTKIGDEVTHISADILDMNTSAKYIGENKDIIVESVSSVTAVAEEITASTQEVKSSIDVNQQVSNSVRDLAIELSDKTQQVVERLEQFKVEE